One window of Pithys albifrons albifrons isolate INPA30051 chromosome 18, PitAlb_v1, whole genome shotgun sequence genomic DNA carries:
- the OGFR gene encoding opioid growth factor receptor isoform X1 has product MAASFMFRVDEDEAEDEECLWHYDSTWEGEEEEEEDGGGGEAEAAAGEEPQDAGEQPGPGRARGSRYGQSRWYSLCLNLLSFFGLEELSSWMPWSSFQFSRRRNWNAAKDLQRYRHHYPGLIESLNDVEEEMWNLSFYKNEIAFKPHGLHIEELLSCWWDNYEILEENHSYIQWLFPLREYGMNRSASPLTSQEIQAFRRSKKVMERFVRAYELMLRFYGIILVNKKTGELKRAENWAERFDNLNRFSHNNLRITRILKCLGEMGYEDYQVHLVKFFLTETLVEETLPNVKRSALDYFLFTIRSKGKRRELVYYAWQHFKPRDSFVWGPRDKLLKYKPRSAKPQLHQKAEDSQETPGKKCGDPVEKDQHQTPEVKQEAGDAANLQPEVSDEGVKEKTSKCVLKGGDEEEEKEASFSQPEEKDLNSKPEEEVQGTAENDCTKESKKRKLEAQKVGPLKSPTDIENISHNLGECAIDAEIHSSGPLSQAEEDQEALKENDGSSKETAVSEATDAAVKRRKVDKKTSKNRQVSLAINLNMKPSACSAKVNPSAANSEDEKENGSEKNAAVEVPSEKGGGGDADGEAVRPSAGSRLPRTGSASPVSDGCELSGDQGSPRSDQHHCNSTLLGGESEADGVEQQKKAENAGEKEQRELTDKKQAPESLEQSMTPTCPEEEGAEVATQTAESSEHAAEPGAEQGAAK; this is encoded by the exons ATGGCGGCCTCATTCATGTTCAGAGTGGACGAGGACGAGGCGGAGGACGAGGAGTGCCTGTGGCACTACGACTCcacctgggagggggaggaggaggaggaggaggatggcgGCGGAGGCGAAGCGGAGGCGGCAGCCGGGGAGGAGCCGCAGGATGCGGGGGAGCagccggggccgggcagggctcGGGGCTCCCGCTATGGCCAG TCTCGATGGTATTCTCTCTGTCTGAACCTGCTGTCTTTTTTCGGTTTGGAG GAGCTAAGCTCATGGATGCCTTGGAGCAGCTTTCAG TTCAGCAGGAGGCGCAACTGGAATGCGGCCAAAGACCTGCAGAGATACAGACACCATTACCCA GGTTTGATAGAATCATTAAATGATGTGGAAGAAGAGATGTGGAACTTAAGCTTTTATAAAAATGAGATTGCTTTTAAGCCCCATG gttTACATATTGAAGAACTGCTTTCATGTTGGTGGGACAACTATGAAATTCTGGAAGAAAACCATTCTTACATACAATG gcTGTTCCCTTTACGTGAGTATGGCATGAACCGGAGTGCCAGCCCACTCACCTCCCAGGAAATCCAG GCCTTTAGGAGGTCCAAGAAAGTTATGGAAAGGTTTGTCCGTGCTTATGAGCTCATGCTGAGATTTTATGGAATCATTCTGGTCAACAAAAAAACTGGAGAACTTAAGAGAGCAGAGAACTGGGCTGAAAGATTTGATAACTTGAACAG GTTCAGCCACAACAACCTGCGGATCACTCGCATCCTCAAGTGCCTGGGAGAGATGGGATATGAAGACTATCAAGTGCACTTGGTAAAGTTTTTCCTAACAGAAACTCTTGTTGAGGAGACACTACCAAATGTCAAGAGAAGTGCCTTGGATTATTTCCTATTCACCATCAGAagcaaagggaagaggagggaacTGGTGTACTATGCCTGGCAGCACTTTAAACCTCGGGACAGCTTCGTGTGGGGGCCACGTGATAAACTCCTGAAGTACAAACCCCGCTCTGCCAAACCACAGCTGCACCAAAAGGCTGAAGACAGCCAGGAAACTCCTGGTAAAAAATGTGGTGATCCTGTGGAAAAGGATCAGCACCAGACTCCAGAGGTGAAACAGGAAGCTGGAGATGCTGCCAACTTGCAGCCTGAAGTGAGTGATGAAGGTGTAAAAGAGAAGACAAGCAAATGTGTTTTAAAGGGAggagatgaggaggaggagaaagaagctTCATTTTCCCAGCCAGAGGAGAAGGATTTAAACAGCAAGCCTGAAGAAGAAGTGCAGGGTACAGCAGAGAATGACTGCACAAAGGAGAGCAAGAAGAGGAAACTGGAGGCTCAAAAGGTTGGACCATTGAAAAGCCCTACTGATATTGAAAACATTTCCCATAATCTGGGAGAATGTGCTATTGATGCAGAAATTCACTCCTCAGGTCCACTCTCACAAGCAGAAGAGGACCAGGaggcactgaaagaaaatgatgGAAGCAGCAAAGAGACAGCAGTGTCAGAGGCCACTGATGCAGCTGTGAAACGGAGGAAAGTTGATAAAAAAACATCGAAAAACAGACAAGTCAGCTTGGCCATAAACCTGAACATGAAGCCCTCAGCCTGTAGTGCCAAGGTAAATCCATCTGCTGCAAACTCCGaggatgaaaaggaaaatggcaGTGAGAAAAATGCAGCTGTGGAAGTGCCAAGTGAGAAGGGGGGGGGTGGTGATGCAGATGGGGAGGCTGTGAGACCCTCAGCTGGttccaggctccccaggactGGCTCTGCTTCTCCAGTAAGTGATGGCTGTGAGTTAAGTGGAGATCAAGGCTCACCAAGGAGTGATCAGCACCACTGCAACAGCACCCTCCTGGGAGGTGAAAGTGAGGCAGATGGGGTagaacagcagaaaaaggcagaaaatgcaggcgaaaaagagcaaagagaacTCACAGACAAAAAACAAGCTCCAGAGAGTCTTGAGCAGAGCATGACACCCACCTGCCCTGAAGAAGAAGGTGCTGAGGTTGCAACACAAACAGCTGAAAGCTCTGAGCatgcagcagagcctggtgcagagcagggagcagcaaagtga
- the OGFR gene encoding opioid growth factor receptor isoform X2 codes for MAASFMFRVDEDEAEDEECLWHYDSTWEGEEEEEEDGGGGEAEAAAGEEPQDAGEQPGPGRARGSRYGQELSSWMPWSSFQFSRRRNWNAAKDLQRYRHHYPGLIESLNDVEEEMWNLSFYKNEIAFKPHGLHIEELLSCWWDNYEILEENHSYIQWLFPLREYGMNRSASPLTSQEIQAFRRSKKVMERFVRAYELMLRFYGIILVNKKTGELKRAENWAERFDNLNRFSHNNLRITRILKCLGEMGYEDYQVHLVKFFLTETLVEETLPNVKRSALDYFLFTIRSKGKRRELVYYAWQHFKPRDSFVWGPRDKLLKYKPRSAKPQLHQKAEDSQETPGKKCGDPVEKDQHQTPEVKQEAGDAANLQPEVSDEGVKEKTSKCVLKGGDEEEEKEASFSQPEEKDLNSKPEEEVQGTAENDCTKESKKRKLEAQKVGPLKSPTDIENISHNLGECAIDAEIHSSGPLSQAEEDQEALKENDGSSKETAVSEATDAAVKRRKVDKKTSKNRQVSLAINLNMKPSACSAKVNPSAANSEDEKENGSEKNAAVEVPSEKGGGGDADGEAVRPSAGSRLPRTGSASPVSDGCELSGDQGSPRSDQHHCNSTLLGGESEADGVEQQKKAENAGEKEQRELTDKKQAPESLEQSMTPTCPEEEGAEVATQTAESSEHAAEPGAEQGAAK; via the exons ATGGCGGCCTCATTCATGTTCAGAGTGGACGAGGACGAGGCGGAGGACGAGGAGTGCCTGTGGCACTACGACTCcacctgggagggggaggaggaggaggaggaggatggcgGCGGAGGCGAAGCGGAGGCGGCAGCCGGGGAGGAGCCGCAGGATGCGGGGGAGCagccggggccgggcagggctcGGGGCTCCCGCTATGGCCAG GAGCTAAGCTCATGGATGCCTTGGAGCAGCTTTCAG TTCAGCAGGAGGCGCAACTGGAATGCGGCCAAAGACCTGCAGAGATACAGACACCATTACCCA GGTTTGATAGAATCATTAAATGATGTGGAAGAAGAGATGTGGAACTTAAGCTTTTATAAAAATGAGATTGCTTTTAAGCCCCATG gttTACATATTGAAGAACTGCTTTCATGTTGGTGGGACAACTATGAAATTCTGGAAGAAAACCATTCTTACATACAATG gcTGTTCCCTTTACGTGAGTATGGCATGAACCGGAGTGCCAGCCCACTCACCTCCCAGGAAATCCAG GCCTTTAGGAGGTCCAAGAAAGTTATGGAAAGGTTTGTCCGTGCTTATGAGCTCATGCTGAGATTTTATGGAATCATTCTGGTCAACAAAAAAACTGGAGAACTTAAGAGAGCAGAGAACTGGGCTGAAAGATTTGATAACTTGAACAG GTTCAGCCACAACAACCTGCGGATCACTCGCATCCTCAAGTGCCTGGGAGAGATGGGATATGAAGACTATCAAGTGCACTTGGTAAAGTTTTTCCTAACAGAAACTCTTGTTGAGGAGACACTACCAAATGTCAAGAGAAGTGCCTTGGATTATTTCCTATTCACCATCAGAagcaaagggaagaggagggaacTGGTGTACTATGCCTGGCAGCACTTTAAACCTCGGGACAGCTTCGTGTGGGGGCCACGTGATAAACTCCTGAAGTACAAACCCCGCTCTGCCAAACCACAGCTGCACCAAAAGGCTGAAGACAGCCAGGAAACTCCTGGTAAAAAATGTGGTGATCCTGTGGAAAAGGATCAGCACCAGACTCCAGAGGTGAAACAGGAAGCTGGAGATGCTGCCAACTTGCAGCCTGAAGTGAGTGATGAAGGTGTAAAAGAGAAGACAAGCAAATGTGTTTTAAAGGGAggagatgaggaggaggagaaagaagctTCATTTTCCCAGCCAGAGGAGAAGGATTTAAACAGCAAGCCTGAAGAAGAAGTGCAGGGTACAGCAGAGAATGACTGCACAAAGGAGAGCAAGAAGAGGAAACTGGAGGCTCAAAAGGTTGGACCATTGAAAAGCCCTACTGATATTGAAAACATTTCCCATAATCTGGGAGAATGTGCTATTGATGCAGAAATTCACTCCTCAGGTCCACTCTCACAAGCAGAAGAGGACCAGGaggcactgaaagaaaatgatgGAAGCAGCAAAGAGACAGCAGTGTCAGAGGCCACTGATGCAGCTGTGAAACGGAGGAAAGTTGATAAAAAAACATCGAAAAACAGACAAGTCAGCTTGGCCATAAACCTGAACATGAAGCCCTCAGCCTGTAGTGCCAAGGTAAATCCATCTGCTGCAAACTCCGaggatgaaaaggaaaatggcaGTGAGAAAAATGCAGCTGTGGAAGTGCCAAGTGAGAAGGGGGGGGGTGGTGATGCAGATGGGGAGGCTGTGAGACCCTCAGCTGGttccaggctccccaggactGGCTCTGCTTCTCCAGTAAGTGATGGCTGTGAGTTAAGTGGAGATCAAGGCTCACCAAGGAGTGATCAGCACCACTGCAACAGCACCCTCCTGGGAGGTGAAAGTGAGGCAGATGGGGTagaacagcagaaaaaggcagaaaatgcaggcgaaaaagagcaaagagaacTCACAGACAAAAAACAAGCTCCAGAGAGTCTTGAGCAGAGCATGACACCCACCTGCCCTGAAGAAGAAGGTGCTGAGGTTGCAACACAAACAGCTGAAAGCTCTGAGCatgcagcagagcctggtgcagagcagggagcagcaaagtga
- the MRGBP gene encoding MRG/MORF4L-binding protein has protein sequence MSEAEGGSAATAVEKPPLPPAGPGAASAVAAAVAAAAAGPEPGSQAEEAAVVWSPEVEVCLFHAMLGHKPVGVNRHFHMICIRDKFSQNMGRQISSKVIWDHLSTMYDMQALHESEILPFPNIEKNFALPDEMIQEVREGKVMMEEEVKEEILKEEMETHAGPEEVFAPSGSLGKTTEKPSSKDKEKTSSDSGSKEGSDKRKRNRVTEKVLNANSNPSSPSAAKRRRT, from the exons ATGAGCGAGGCGGAGGGCGGCTCTGCCGCCACCGCCGTGGAGAAGCCGCCGCTGCCCCCGGCCGGGCCTGGCGCCGCCTCGGCGGTCGCTGCCGCTGTCGCAGCCGCGGCAGCAGGGCCGGAGCCCGGATCGCAGGCCGAGGAGGCGGCGGTGGTGTGGAGCCCGGAGGTGGAGGTGTGTCTGTTCCACGCCATGCTGGGCCACAAGCCCGTAG GTGTGAATCGCCATTTCCACATGATTTGTATCCGGGATAAATTCAGCCAGAATATGGGGCGGCAGATTTCATCCAAAGTGATTTGGGACCATCTCAGCACCATGTATGATATGCAGGCTCTT cATGAATCTGAGATTCTTCCATTCCCTAATATAGAGAAGAATTTTGCTCTTCCTGATGAAATGATCCAAGAAGTGAGAGAAG GAAAAGTAATGATGGAAGAAGAAGTGAAAgaggaaattttaaaagaagagatGGAAACGCATGCAGGTCCAGAAGAAG TTTTTGCACCCTCTGGAAGTTTAggaaaaaccactgaaaagccaagcagcaaagacaaagagaaaactTCATCAGATTCTGGATCCAAAGAAGGATCTGATAAGAGGAAGCGCAACAGAGTCACTGAGAAGGTGTTAAATGCAAACAGTAACCCTTCCAGTCCCAGCGCCGCCAAACGCCGCAGGACTTAG